In the genome of Calothrix sp. PCC 6303, the window CGTTACTAGCGGTGGCAACTACAGCCCGCAACAGAGGACCATATTTGTGAATCCCGCGAATTACAGCACCACAGAATAGTAAAAATTGGAGATTTGAGTGGGGGTTTGTGCCAGGATCGAGTAGATTTCCTTGGGTGGCATTACCAACTGACCAGTTAACATGTTTCCCAGAACCATTGATGCCAGCAAAAGGTTTTTCATGTAGTAAACAAACAAAACCGTGTTTCTTTGCCGTATTTCGGAGAATTGTCATGGTCATCTGTTGATGATCGCTAGCAACGTTTGCCGCTTCAAAAAATGGTGCAATCTCAAATTGTCCGGGGGCAACTTCGTTATGTCGGGTTTTGGCGGGGATACCCAGGCGATAAAGTCTTTCTTCTACGTCTTGCATAAAGACTTGGACGCGCTCTGGAATCACTCCGAAGTAGTGATCGTCAAACTGTTGTCCTTTCGCCGAAGGTCGCCCAAATAGGGTTCTTCCTGTTAGTAATAAATCTGGACGGCTATGGGCAAAGTGAGCATCCACCAAGAAATACTCTTGTTCTGCACCACAGCTAGAGTTTACGGGTGCAACTTCTGAATGTCCCAGCAGGTTTAGCAAACGGGTTGCAGCTTTGTTCATCGCCGCATTAGAACGCAACAAAGGGGTTTTCTTATCTAGGGCTTCACCTGTCCAAGAAATAAATACAGTGGGAATGCACAGCGTGACACCATTATCTGTCTCCATCACGTATGCCGGACTGGTGATGTCCCATGCAGTGTAGCCCCGTGCGGCAGCAGTAGAGCGAATACCACCATTGGGGAAGGAAGAACCATCGGGTTCACCTTGCACTAACAATTTGCCAGAAAATTCTGTGATTGCCGTGCCATCACCTTGAACGGAGATAAAACCGTCATGCTTCTCAGCGGTAATGTTGGTCATTGGATAAAATACGTGGGCATAATAAAGCGCCCCTTTGGAAATTGCCCAGTCCTTAATGGCTGCCGCAACGATCCCAGCGATAGAAACATCTAGCTTGCCACCAGTTTGAATCGTCTTTTTCAAGGATTTGAAGACATCTTTAGGCAAACATGCTTGCATTTTGTTTAGGGTAAACACATCGCTTGCCCACATTTCTTCTAGACGGTTGGGAACTTTAGGCGGTAGCTTTTCTCGATCGGTAATTTGACAAATTGCCTGAAAGCGCGATTCATTACCACTCATGGTTGTTTTTCCTCAGTAAATAAAAATGGAATTCAGATATCATCTGAATCTGATAAACAAAGAAAATTTCTACGATTAAGTTATTTGTCCTGCAAATCACGACTCTTTGCGCGATGCAGTTGTGGTGCTGAGATCATAGTCGCTTAATACTGCCCAAGCTAAAATTCGGAGATTTTTACCAAATTTTGGCAATGTAAAATGCGAATATGGAGATTCCAATAAATTTGCCCACTTTAAAGCCAACTGGCTAATCTAGTTTAGCCGATCGAGTTTTTTATCGTCTGCTTCAATATTGAACTAGAGGGTTTTGAAAATATTAGCATCGGTAATTATTACGTCTTTAAGTTCGGTACATTCTACTTAGCGATCGCATCTGTTAGGTGAAGCCACACAATGAGAGTTTAAAACCGTTTTTGGTATAGTTAATTCTGATGCAAGGCAAGCACTAAGATAGTTTAATGCTAATGCTTTAGGGCATTTTCGAGAAATGAGGTATCTACAGATAAATGTAACTGACTAGTTAAATAAATAACTGTCAAGCACTAATTATATCTGACTCAAAGTTTTAGATATTCGACTTAATATTAGGGACATAAAATAAAAAAAAAATGTATTAGGATATACGGTTTTTCAAAAAGGTTTATGTACACATCCACAAACTTTTAGAGACGTAGCAGTGCTACGTCTCTAAAACCGTCATTTCTATCAATAGTAGGGGGTTTAATACTCCGATGCAGAAGTGTCGCCAGTTTTGAGTTGGGGGCTGAATCTAGGCTGTTGCCCTACTGCCTTCTTCAAACTGACAGACTACTAGTACCTCAAGGCAGTAGTCAGTTTTAACTGGAAATGGTTCGTTACGCTCCGCTTACACACCCTAGAGAACTAGACAAAAAAGATGATCCAATATTGTGGGATAGGCAGCGTTCGATGATTCCTGAGCCTGTCGGAACGAAGTGTACCGGAGGTAAGGACTGACTGGTACTAAGCCTAGTCGGAACGAAGTGTACCGGAGGTAAAGTAGCGCTCACGCCGAAGTCTTGCATATTCTTGTATTAGTAGCAGGCAAGATGCCTGTACTACAAGAAATTTTGGGATATTTTTTTTTGGAAGTCTCTAATAAATGCACTTTATTGAATTCATGTTCCTCTAAGATCTCATATTTGCTGCAATCGTCAACTCTTTGGTTTTTCCTATTTCTCCCAGTGGTTTCGCCTGCTTTTTATTTACACTTAGCAATACACCACCAGCATTACCTGCTTTGAGGGTTAAATGATCTTGAGCTTTCCAAATTCGCTGTGTACCTTGGGGTAAAGTGCCTTCAAATTCAGTTTTCCCATCAACTTCGACTCTAATCCATGAGGAATCTTTGAGTGTGACACCAACCTGAACATTGTCTTCCACAGTGTCTGGACTCAGTTGATTATTAATGGTTTGCAAATCCAGATTTGGCTTCACTTGGGTTGGTTTTACCAGTGCTTCTTTCTGTTGATTTTTTTCTTCCCCGTTATTCCCTTGGAATTTGGCAACATTTAAAACCTGGGATAAACCGCTAACAGAACAGATAATTAGCCCAATATAAAGTACATATAAATGATTTGGTCGTAGTTGACCAAAAACAGTAGTTTTCAACTTAGATAGAGGTTGAGAATCATTCCTTTCAGTTGGGAAACTGCTGGATAATTCATTTCCGTCCAATCCTAAAGCATCAGCATATAACTTAATTAAACCTTGAATATAAATAGGTTCGGGAAGATTGCTTAAATCACCTTCTTCGATTGCTTGAACTAACCTACGGGGTATTTTAGTATAGGCGACTACTTGATCGATATCAAAGCCATATTCTTGACGTAGATTACGAAACTTGGAACCAATTTCAACAATTTTTTCGACTCTTTGCTCATCGAATGAAAGAATCTGTTCTACTTGTTCTTGTTTATGAATTTGCCACTTCATATTGTCCTTTCACTCCTTAACCCAACAAAATCATTAAATAGGAAATCACTCTAACTGCGAATTGAGACTAAGAATCTCGAAATCTTTTAGGAAACGATAGGAACCAGGTGCTAAAACTTTTTGTCCTGGTAGATGTAACTGAATTGAACCAATAGCAATCCGGTGGAGTTTGATAACGGGGTGTCCTAATTGTTCGGCAACACGACGGATTTGACGATTTCTTCCTTCCTTAAGGATAATTTCTAAACTAGTGCGATCGCTAAATCTTTGCAAAACTCGGATAATAGCTGATCTGGTTTTTTTGCCATCTAGCATTAAACCATTTCGCCACATTTCCAGGACATTCGTTGTTGGATGTCCTTGGATAACAACATGGTATGTCTTCGAGATGCTGTGACGGGGATGGGTGAGTTTAAAGGTCATTTCACCATCGTTTGTCAGTAATAATGCTCCGGTTGAATCTGTATCTAAACGACCTACTGGATGAATCCCCTGACCAGAGCGTAATTCTTCTGATAGTAGTTCTAAAACCGTTGGTCTACCTTGGGGGTCATCACAGGTGGAAACTACTCCCAGCGGTTTGTTTAGCAACAAATATACTAAAATCGGGCGTTTATTCTGAGAAACTGGTTGATTGTCAACAGTAATGATATCTTTTTGAATGTCTACTTTTTGACCTAGATGCGCCAAAACACCATTAACCTGTACCCGTGACTGCTGAATCATTTCTTCAGCTTGCCGACGCGAAGCTATACCCCATTGGGATAGTATTTTTTGTACCCGTTCCTCCATGAAAAAATTACTGATGTAGATTGCAAGGTTTAATGAATACTATATGCCGTTAACCTGAAAGTTAATAGGCGTAAATGTTACAGTTATCATCTCTTTAATTTTGACAGAGATTAACTTAATTAATGTCCATGATGCTTGTTATGTATACCCAAAAAACTAGATAAATGTCACAAGTAAGTTCAGAAGGTAATGCTTCCAAATCGACCCGGATGATCTCTAAGGTATTAACTAAAGCACTTAAGCTTTGGTTGCGATCGCAAACTACTAAAATTGGTCATTTAGATCTAAAAATCGAAGCTAGCGATCGTCAATTACTGTCGGGATCAATTCCCCAGGTTTCTATTTTTGCTCAGAATGCTGTTTATCAGGGTTTACACCTCACGGAAGCTAATTTGATTGCTGAAAATATTCGCATTAATATCGGCTCTGTACTCAAGGGACAACCGTTGAAATTGTTGGAAGCAATACCCGTATTTGGTAATGTGGTATTGACTGAAGAAGACTTAAATGCTTCACTAGCATCCACCCTACTATCCAACGCGTTAAATGATGCCCTGATAAAACTAATACCAGACTATAGCGCAAAATCCAAGAAAATTGTTTGGCAAAAAATAATTCTTGCCAACAACTATTTGCTACTTTTTCCCGCAGATGATTTCCAAAGCAGCTATTTATCGGAAATTATGCTGGAATTAGAGTTATTGAACGGTCATGAATTAAAAATTAAAGCTAAAACAATTGCAGCTTATGCCAATGCAGAAACTGACACAAAGTATGAGGAATATTTAGATTTAGGTACGGATGTAGATATTCAAGAACTTAACTTGAACCCTGGTAAACTGACGTGTCAAGGTAAGATCAATATTAATCCGTGAATTATTTCTCTAGCAACGGCAATAGCAGTGTGACAAAATAAAAGACTAATGGGGCAGTAAAAATATAACTATCAGTTCGATCTAAAATTCCCCCATGACCAGGGATCAACTGTCCAGAATCTTTGACTCCTGCATCGCGTTTGAGCATTGATTCGGTTAAATCCCCCAAAAGTCCAGCAACACCAATTAAAAGACCTAAAGCAGTTCCTGTAAAAGCATAATCAGGTAACTTTAAATAATAGGAACCCAAAACGGCAACTATAACACTTCCCGAAATTCCAAAAACTGCTCCTTCTACGGTTTTCTTGGGACTAATATCAGATAAAGGGGTTTTACCAAGATATTTACCAAAGAAATAAGCACCAATATCTGATGCCCAAATACAGAAAAAAGTCAATAATGTAATTGTCAATCCCTTTGGTAACAAATGTACGGAGTTGGGGGAGAAAAAATCTGTCCAAGATTCTGGGAAATAAGCTCCTAGAGGTAAATTACTAGATTGAGCACTATCAATACCTCGTAATCTCACCCAAAAGCTTGGTAAATATCCAGTATAAAATAAACCTAAAATAGAAGCAGAAATATCGGCAATAGTTGCCATTTTGGGTTGAAATAATAGATAAAAGCAAATGAAGGTACCAGCTAATGGTAGAACTGCATCAGCAAGATGACCTTCGATAGTAGAAATTACTAATAAAATGAGACTAACTACTAAAGTTGTTTTGGCAGCAGGAGCAATACCCTTAGCTCGAACCAAGTCAAAAAATTCGCTTTGACCGAGATAAATAATCACTGCATAGGCGAGAGTATAGTACCATCCACCTAAAAGTGTGCTTCCAAGAGCGAGCGCGATCGCAATAATTCCACTAAAAATTCGAGACCAAGGCATAATATTTTGAATTATTTCATATTCTAAAATCTAAAATCGTCTTAAGAAACCTGTGCTGTCACCACAAAAATCAGTATCGGGAGAATATCACTCAAACTTTTCACCGCTAACGATAAAAATAGGGTCAACAGCTGCAAAGGTTTGGGAAAAGCCACGGGTTTCTAGACGATTTACAGAAGATTGCACAACTTCGACATTTCGAGCTTGCAATAATGACAAACTTTGGGAAATTGTATACAGATTCTCTAGATTAGCAGCTGTAGCTACCACACGACCTGTTGGGGCTAAATATTGCCACACTGTTCGCAAAATTTCGTGGATTGATTTACCACCTTCGATGCAAACGCGATCGGGAGTTGGTTTAAAATCATGTAAGCATTCGGGAGCGCTTCCTTCAATCACATCAACGTTTGTAACTTGGAAGCGATCGCAATTACGACGAATCAAGCTTGCTACCTCCTCATCACGCTCTACAGCAAGAATATGTCCTTGAGTACATAACAAACCAGCCTCTACAGGAATTGTCCCAGTTCCGGCACCAATATCCCACAATACAGAGTCGATTCGCAGTCGTAGTTGCGACAATATTAGTAACCGAATTTCCCGCTGACTGAGGGGAATACCCGGTAAATGCTCGAACATATCATCGGGAATACCTGGAGTGACGTAAGACCAAAGTTGATTAGGCATAAATTAACCCAGTGTGAGGATATCGAAAAACAACTAATGAGTAACGAGTCTGTTTTGTAACCGGACTTAAAAAGGCAGTTTTGCGGGGTCATCCGACTGAGCAAACGTACCATCCCGACACGACATAGCGCAAAGTAAGTGGATACTCTGCCTCCACGGTTTTTTCGCACCGTTCTATTTAGATTAATCTGAAACGAAAAAAATCAGGCTTTTGGTGTCACGCATCAACCTTAACATTGTGACAATCCCGTAAGTCCTGACTTATACAAATATTACAAATATTACAAATATTTCAGAGATTTAAAAATCAGCGACTAATTTGTTTTGTCCCAACACCACAAGTTAAAACACCATTTTCATTTGTGGGGGGTGAAGGCTGGGTACTTGTTGGTATATCTGTTCCACAAATAATAGTTTGTGTAGTGGAGTTTGAACCGGGTGAACTAGGATCAGGAACAACAAAAACGCCACCAACATAGCTTTTTAGATTCTCTGTTTTGGAAGTTCCGTAATTAAACACAGCTTTAGTTCCCAGACGAATCGAATAGTTGTAGTTATCAGTCTCACTTTTGATTCCCACACCCAACTTATCCAAAGAATCGGTAAAATTTTCGTACTCCAAAACATAAGCTTGTTGAGCGCGATTCATCGAACCAATATAGGTTTTTGCTTCCGATTGCTTTGCTTTGCTAGCCTGATTGGTCAAACTTGGTAATGCGATCGCACTTGCTAATCCTAATATTAAAGCCAAGAAAATCAAGGCAAAACCTTGATCTTCCCCTTCATCTTTATTCGATAAACGTCCCAGAATCAGAGTTTTCAGGTTCCGAGAAACACCTTCCCCTGTGCTTCGACTTGTTCTGACTTCGTGAGTATATTTTTTCATCAAAATAATTTTCCAACACTAGTTTTCATATAATCTTTTTAACTTTAGGTGCTTTTCTAGTGCTACTATTAGCTGATTAATTAAGTACAAATACTAGTTATTTTGCAGCTATTTAGAGATTGATGGGATTAGCTATTCAGTAAGTCGGCACAAATAAACACAGCTTCTTGAAAAATATTTTTGAAGACGGAAGCCCCTAAAAAAGTTTCCGCTCTGTAACAAAGTGTAAATTAAATTCAAATCCTGACCACTACTAACTAGTAGCTACTGACTTCCCACAACGACAATTTTTCCCACACACACACCCACTCAATCTATCTTTTCAAGAATGCACCTGGGTTTTCTCTTCAAGAGAATTTGTAATCACGCCTACAATCATTACTCCAATCAAATTTCTGATGGCTTTTGTTTTAACCAAAGTACAACAGCAGGTATTTCAGAACTAAATTTGGATCAAGTTTATCGATAAATGATATAACAATCTCAGATTCTGACGATTGCTACACTATTCTATTGAAGCAATGTATCATACAAATAAATTAACAGAACTTAACAATGGTAGAACCACCAATCAAGAAAGCTGACCGTCAGCAACAGCCTAATGCTGACATCGACTCTCAAAATCCACCCCCAAAACCAACCCTAAATCCCAACTTTGAACCTCCCATTAAAGCTGGTTCAAGAGATTCCAAACCCAAAGACAAAAATTCTGATAGAGACAGAAAATCAGGCAAAGGTAAAAGATCATCCTCTGGGGATGAATCTAAACCACCAGTTAGTGCTGCACTAGCACGGGGTCCTAAACCTGTAAAACCTCCAGTCAAAACAGAGGTTGAATCTGAAGAAACAACATCGGGAGCCGAAACTGAACCCGTCTCTGAGGCATCTGAAGGTTAAAATTTGATTGTGTACGTAATCACTTACAGGTACAACCAATGTTTGGACTAGGATGGACGGAAGTTGCTGTAATTGCAATTGTCGCAATATTAATTTTTGGACCGAAAAAAATTCCGGAATTGGGAAGTGCCTTAGGTAAAACCTTGCGGGGTTTTAAAGAAGAATTGAAAAACCCCAATGAAGACAACAATAATCCGGAACGGGAAGAATAATTTACGTTCAACAATCCATAGTTAATGGTCAAAAAAATATTTTTTGACCATTGACTCTGGACTACAGACGATTGACAACCTTGGAATTTGTATTAATCTGTGTGTCAGTTACATTTGTGCTGGTATTTGATTGTTGAATTTCTTCTTTAACGACACCGCGTGCCTTAATTAACTTAATAGCACGACTAACAATCTCAGGTAGAATTACCACTAAGCTATTATCGGGTGCCATATCCAAGGCTTTGTTGATGGCTTGGGTTTCATCCAGGACAGTTTCATACTGACACTTCGAGTTAACTTGTCCAATTCCTTGAACAATAAAATCAGCAGCCGAACCACGAGGTCTTCCCCTGGTATCATCATCTTCTTTGATGATTACCCGATCAAAAATTTCCGCTGCTAATTTACCCAAAGCTACAAAATCTTCATCCCGTCTATCCCCAGGACCACCGATAACGCCAATGCGATCGCCTGTGTTCCAGTTCCGCACAAATGAACCCAAAGCTTGATAACTGTGGGGGTTGTGAGCATAGTCAATCAAAGCATGATAATTACCCAGATTAAACAAATTCATCCGTCCAGGAGTTTGACTCACCGAAGCTCGGAATGTTGTTAAACCTTGGCGAATTTGCTCAATTGTCACATTCTGGACAAATGCTGCCAAAGATGCCGCTAAGGCATTGGCAATCATAAATGGTGCCCTTCCACCCATTGTGAGGGGGATATTTTCCACAGGTTCAATGCGGTGTGTCCAATCACCCTTGAGGATCGAGATATAACCATTTTCATACAATGCTGCAACTCCGCCCTTTTGTACGTGATCTCGTACCAGTTGGGAGTTGGCATCCATCGTAAAGTAAGCAATATTTGCCTTGGTTTTTTCAGCCATCGCTGCCACCCTCGGATCATCAGCGTTTAACACTGCATAGCCATCAGGATAAACAGCTTCAGCAACCACACTCTTGAGATGCCCTAACTGATCGATGGTATCAATATCACCTAAGCCTAAGTGATCGGCAGCAACGTTAAGCACAACACCCACATTAGATGATTCAAAGGCTAAACCTGAGCGCAAAATCCCACCACGGGCTGTTTCCAACACTGCAACCTGTACCGTTGGGTCTTTAAGAATTAGTTGAGCGCTTTGGGGTCCAGTGTTATCACCAGATTCAACTAAGTAATCACCGATATAAGTTCCGTCGGTTGTTGTATAACCTATTACCTTTTTAGTCTGCCTAAAAATATGTGCTAGTAAACGGGTAGTTGTAGTTTTGCCGTTAGTACCCGTAACGCTCAAAATCGGAATCCGACCTGATTGTTCGCCAGGGAACAACATATCCACAACAGCACCTGCCACATTGCGAGGAGTTCCCTTACTAGGGGCGATATGCATCCGGAAACCAGGTGCGGCATTCACCTCAACAATTACGCTATCAGTTTCCCTTAGGGGGCGACTAATATCCGATGTGACAATATCTATTCCCGCGACATCTAAACCGATATGCTTGACAATTCGCTGTGCCAACCAAACGTTTTCTGGGTGAATTTCATCGGTTCGATCCACCGCGATGCCACCTGTACTTAGGTTTGCAGTGGCTCGAAGGTAACAAATTTTGTCTTTCGCTAAAACAGTATTTAGGGTATAGCCCTCTCGTTCTAGAAGTTGATAGCTAGTGCGATCTAGTTCAATCTTGGTGAGGACATTATCATGTCCTTCCCCACGATTAGGATCTTCATTAGTTTCTTCAATTAATTCGGCAATTGTCGATCTGCCATTACCAACAACGTGAGCAGGAACCCGTTCGGCAACTGCGACCACTTTACCATCTACCACCAGTACTCGATGGTCGCGTCCGACGTAATATTTTTCAATAATTACCCCACGAGAAACCTGACGAGCGGCATCGTATGCAGACTCTGCCTCTGACCAGTTTCTAATATCAATGGTGATTCCACGTCCGTGGTTGCCATCAACGGGTTTGATCACAATTGGATAACCACCGACACCTTCAATTGCCTCTTCTAAATCATCGAGGAAATTAATGGTTGTGCCTCTGGGGACGGGGACTCCGGCTTCTGCCAAAATTCGCTTGGTTGCTTCCTTGTCGCAGGCAAGTTCAACTCCCAAGATGCCCGTGTTGTTGGTCATGGTAGCTTGGATTCGCTTCTGGTTTGCACCGTAACCGATTTGAATCAGAAAACGGGCTCCCAGAGGTATCCAAGGAATACCCTTCTTCTCGGCTTCTTTGACAACTGCCTCAGTGGAAGGACCAAGGGCTGAGTCGCGGAAGAAATCGCGCAGGTCTTGGAGATCCTGCTCTAGTTCTGCTCTGGGGTAGCTGCCTCGGTCGATAATGCTTTGGCATAATCTAACCGCTGCCCTACCTGCGTAGCGACCAGCTTCTTCATTCTGGTACTCATAAACTACCTGATAGACTCCTGGTGTAGCAGTCTCACGGGTGCGACCGAAACCAGAACTCATACCAGCTAGTTCTTGAAGTTCAAGGGCGACATGTTCCACGATGTGACCCATCATGGTTCCTTCTTGAACTCGCATAAAAAAACCACCGCGACAGCCAGGTGAGCAATAGTGACTTTCCAGACTTGGCAGCGCCTCAACTAATCCATCGTAAAAGCCGGGGATTTCATTCGAGGGCGTCTCAGCCAAATTTTCTAAGTCGAGGCGCATCACTATTAACTTGTGGCGTCGAATGCTCCAATAGTTGGGACCGCGTAAGGTCTGGATTTTGAGGATTCTCATGGGAATAGGTAGATGGAGATTCGGAGTCAATACTCTAGTTTTTACTGGAATTGACCGCATTAACTGTTAAAGCAAAACAGTTTGGTTCTGACATCCTAATTATTCTCGCTTTTTTTACTGCAACGTAGTTATCAGCGGTCAACTCAGTGTAACTCCAGATACTATGTTCCGTCAGCTGGAAATACGGTAAGTAGCTGGTAGTACATTACGTTGGTAAAGATGGTAGCGATCGCCATGACTCAGAAGATGCATTCGCATATTATGAATCGTTAACGGTTCGGTAGCACCAACACTTGGCTCGTTTGTATGGGTTACTTCAGTTGGGTCAACAATGGTGACACTGCCTTTTCCCAAAACTTGCATCCAGCCATCACGCTCAAACATGGCACAAGTGTCTTCATCGATACCGATGCCCAAACGGTCGGGGTGCGATGCGATCGCGCTAACCAATCTGACCATGCGATTTCGATTATGGAAATGTTGATCCACAATTACTTCTGGAATCAATCCTAACCCAGTTGCCATGTCAACGAGTGAACGATTTGGTGATTCACCACTTCCTCCCCCTGCAATCATGTGATGTCCCATGACCGCAGCCCCAGCACTAGTGCCAGCGAGAGTGAGCTGACCTGACCGCACGCGTTGCCGGATAATCTCCATTACTGGAGTCTCTGCCAGCACGCCACACAGCCGTAATTGGTCGCCCCCGGTTAAAAATACCCCCGTACAATTTTCGAGAGCTTCTTGAAAATGGCGATCTTCACATTGATCGCGTTCACGGATGTCCAAAAGCTCAATTTTGCTAGCTCCCATTTCTTCAAAAATGCGGATGTAACGCCCGCCGATGATGCCGGGTTCGCGTGAGGCAGAGGGAATGATCGTAATATGGGCATCATTTCCACCTGCACGATCCACAAAAGTTCGCAAAATTTCGCGTCCGTGAACCTTATCTTCTGCACCTCCGATTACGAGAACGGCGGTTTTAGTTGCTTGGGGTGTCGTCATTTCCAGCCATTTAGCCTTTAATTGCCGCATTGTGTTACTCCTGTCAACAACTTCAGGTGAAATTAAACAAGTTTGCAAGCTCGATCATTTTCCCGCTATACCTCTTGGAACAGTTTTTGTCCGGAAGCTTACAAAGCGCAAGGGTTAAAGTTTCCTGAATTGGGCAGCATTGCCACCAAAAATCAGGCTCTTCAACAACCAACACTTCCCACACTTGCCCCATACTTGTGTATGTTCTTGGTTTTCACCCAAGACAAATATCTTGTTCTTCACCTGTCCATTTTTTCCAGATCATCGAAATTCTGCTTGGGAGAAAGCTAATTTCAACAAGTTTTACTCTGGATTTGGTTTGATGCATCCTGGAAGTTGTTAACCTAGTTAAATTATTAAATCAAACGTAGATGTGACAATATTTAAACATAAATTAAGTAATTAGAAAAACCTTTGTTTGAATATCCAATCCCAGTACTACAGGAGTTATGGGCGCAAATGATTCAACTTGTACGTGTCTGATGTAACAAGGAATCGGCTACCAACAGGTGGTTATCGAGTAACCATATCCCTTTAGTCACCATTTTCCTAGCCCTGATTTCCGATCCAAGATCCCAATTTAAAGATTAGTGTCCTCGAATACGAATTACTGTGCGCTTTGATATAGTTACGTTGTTTCCTGACTGTTTTACCTCAGTTCTCAATTCCGGACTGTTGAGTAAAGCCCTAGCTAAACAGATTGCTCAAGTTAATCTGATCAACCCACGAGACTTTACCAGTGATAAGCACCGAAAAGTCGATGACGAACCCTATGGTGGTGGCGTGGGAATGTTGATGAAGCCTGAACCAATCTTTGCTGCTGTTGAATCGCTGCCAATTCTACCGCGAAGAGAGGTGATTTTGATGAGTCCTCAAGGACAAACCATTAATCAACCTTTGTTACGGGAATTAGCAACAGACTACAGCCAATTGATAGTTATTTGCGGTCATTACGAGGGTGTTGATGAACGAGTGTTGCAATTAGTTACCCGTGAAGTGTCTTTAGGAGACTTTATTTTGACAGGTGGCGAAATTCCTGC includes:
- a CDS encoding phosphatidate cytidylyltransferase — translated: MPWSRIFSGIIAIALALGSTLLGGWYYTLAYAVIIYLGQSEFFDLVRAKGIAPAAKTTLVVSLILLVISTIEGHLADAVLPLAGTFICFYLLFQPKMATIADISASILGLFYTGYLPSFWVRLRGIDSAQSSNLPLGAYFPESWTDFFSPNSVHLLPKGLTITLLTFFCIWASDIGAYFFGKYLGKTPLSDISPKKTVEGAVFGISGSVIVAVLGSYYLKLPDYAFTGTALGLLIGVAGLLGDLTESMLKRDAGVKDSGQLIPGHGGILDRTDSYIFTAPLVFYFVTLLLPLLEK
- a CDS encoding glutamine synthetase III; this translates as MSGNESRFQAICQITDREKLPPKVPNRLEEMWASDVFTLNKMQACLPKDVFKSLKKTIQTGGKLDVSIAGIVAAAIKDWAISKGALYYAHVFYPMTNITAEKHDGFISVQGDGTAITEFSGKLLVQGEPDGSSFPNGGIRSTAAARGYTAWDITSPAYVMETDNGVTLCIPTVFISWTGEALDKKTPLLRSNAAMNKAATRLLNLLGHSEVAPVNSSCGAEQEYFLVDAHFAHSRPDLLLTGRTLFGRPSAKGQQFDDHYFGVIPERVQVFMQDVEERLYRLGIPAKTRHNEVAPGQFEIAPFFEAANVASDHQQMTMTILRNTAKKHGFVCLLHEKPFAGINGSGKHVNWSVGNATQGNLLDPGTNPHSNLQFLLFCGAVIRGIHKYGPLLRAVVATASNDHRLGANEAPPAIISVYLGSQLEDVFEQIKRGDVKSSANAGVMDLGVATLPLFEKDPGDRNRTSPFAFTGNRFEFRAVGSGQSVSGPLVAMNTILTDSLTWVADQLEAQLGKGNDLNTAAYSILKSVMEDHGAVVFGGNGYSEEWHKMAVEERGLLNLRTTADALPILKEKHIEELFEKTGVLTATELESRFEVYSEQYINVIEMEAKLVISLAKTVIYPAAARYLSELASTIANLKQIGMVFEAETAETVASQTKLMIDTVSKLSNVLDKHDFSSVEEHMQHCAQTIRPLMDQVREYADALEGNVADDLWPLPKYQEMLFIK
- a CDS encoding pseudouridine synthase, whose translation is MEERVQKILSQWGIASRRQAEEMIQQSRVQVNGVLAHLGQKVDIQKDIITVDNQPVSQNKRPILVYLLLNKPLGVVSTCDDPQGRPTVLELLSEELRSGQGIHPVGRLDTDSTGALLLTNDGEMTFKLTHPRHSISKTYHVVIQGHPTTNVLEMWRNGLMLDGKKTRSAIIRVLQRFSDRTSLEIILKEGRNRQIRRVAEQLGHPVIKLHRIAIGSIQLHLPGQKVLAPGSYRFLKDFEILSLNSQLE
- the cbiT gene encoding precorrin-6Y C5,15-methyltransferase subunit CbiT, which codes for MPNQLWSYVTPGIPDDMFEHLPGIPLSQREIRLLILSQLRLRIDSVLWDIGAGTGTIPVEAGLLCTQGHILAVERDEEVASLIRRNCDRFQVTNVDVIEGSAPECLHDFKPTPDRVCIEGGKSIHEILRTVWQYLAPTGRVVATAANLENLYTISQSLSLLQARNVEVVQSSVNRLETRGFSQTFAAVDPIFIVSGEKFE
- the tatA gene encoding twin-arginine translocase TatA/TatE family subunit, whose translation is MFGLGWTEVAVIAIVAILIFGPKKIPELGSALGKTLRGFKEELKNPNEDNNNPEREE
- a CDS encoding DUF2993 domain-containing protein; its protein translation is MSQVSSEGNASKSTRMISKVLTKALKLWLRSQTTKIGHLDLKIEASDRQLLSGSIPQVSIFAQNAVYQGLHLTEANLIAENIRINIGSVLKGQPLKLLEAIPVFGNVVLTEEDLNASLASTLLSNALNDALIKLIPDYSAKSKKIVWQKIILANNYLLLFPADDFQSSYLSEIMLELELLNGHELKIKAKTIAAYANAETDTKYEEYLDLGTDVDIQELNLNPGKLTCQGKININP
- a CDS encoding type IV pilin-like G/H family protein, producing MKKYTHEVRTSRSTGEGVSRNLKTLILGRLSNKDEGEDQGFALIFLALILGLASAIALPSLTNQASKAKQSEAKTYIGSMNRAQQAYVLEYENFTDSLDKLGVGIKSETDNYNYSIRLGTKAVFNYGTSKTENLKSYVGGVFVVPDPSSPGSNSTTQTIICGTDIPTSTQPSPPTNENGVLTCGVGTKQISR
- a CDS encoding helix-turn-helix domain-containing protein, which produces MKWQIHKQEQVEQILSFDEQRVEKIVEIGSKFRNLRQEYGFDIDQVVAYTKIPRRLVQAIEEGDLSNLPEPIYIQGLIKLYADALGLDGNELSSSFPTERNDSQPLSKLKTTVFGQLRPNHLYVLYIGLIICSVSGLSQVLNVAKFQGNNGEEKNQQKEALVKPTQVKPNLDLQTINNQLSPDTVEDNVQVGVTLKDSSWIRVEVDGKTEFEGTLPQGTQRIWKAQDHLTLKAGNAGGVLLSVNKKQAKPLGEIGKTKELTIAANMRS